The Tenrec ecaudatus isolate mTenEca1 chromosome 7, mTenEca1.hap1, whole genome shotgun sequence genome window below encodes:
- the LOC142452904 gene encoding glutathione S-transferase A2, whose product MAAKPKLHYFNGRGRMEAIRWLLAAAGVEFEEKFIESPEDLDKLKSDGSLMFQQVPMVEIDGLKLAQTRAILNYIASKYNLYGKDIKERALIDMYSEGVADLGEMVLLLPLTPPGEKEAKIALIKERTLNRYFPAFEKVLKSHGQDYLVGNKLSRADIHLVELLYYVEELDSSLIANFPLLKALKARVSSLPTVKKFLQPGSQRKPPIDEKAIEEAKRIFKVK is encoded by the exons ATGGCAGCAAAGCCCAAGCTTCATTACTTCAATGGACGAGGCCGAATGGAAGCCATCCGCTGGCTCTTGGCCGCAGCTGGAGTTGAG TTTGAAGAGAAGTTTATAGAAAGCCCTGAAGACTTGGACAAGTTAAAAAGTG ATGGAAGCCTGATGTTCCAGCAGGTGCCCATGGTGGAAATCGATGGGCTGAAGCTGGCGCAGACCAGAGCCATCCTCAACTACATCGCCTCCAAATACAACCTCTACGGGAAGGACATCAAGGAGAGAGCCCT CATTGACATGTACTCAGAGGGGGTGGCGGATTTGGGCGAGATGGTCCTTCTTTTGCCATTAACTCCACCCGGGGAAAAAGAGGCCAAGATCGCCCTGATCAAAGAGAGAACTCTCAACCGTTATTTCCCTGCCTTCGAGAAG GTGTTAAAGAGCCACGGACAGGACTACCTTGTTGGCAACAAGCTGAGCAGGGCTGACATTCACCTGGTGGAACTTCTCTACTACGTGGAAGAGCTGGACTCCAGCCTGATCGCCAACTTCCCTCTGCTGAAG GCCCTGAAAGCCAGAGTCAGCAGCCTCCCCACAGTGAAGAAGTTCCTGCAGCCTGGCAGCCAGAGGAAGCCCCCAATTGATGAGAAAGCTATCGAAGAAGCCAAGAGAATTTTCAAGGTTAAATAA